One Carcharodon carcharias isolate sCarCar2 chromosome 1, sCarCar2.pri, whole genome shotgun sequence DNA window includes the following coding sequences:
- the myorg gene encoding myogenesis-regulating glycosidase, translating into MPHSYNRDQLQHRAGKGENSRVDAMYQVVPGSLPAAREKQSKGAKPLVCTILLGLLLVIAAVVAWCYYTASLKKLNSFKIEQLELHKDGFFIRNTTDLVFEMGFKSAPIDLESCLQDETGDGLNCTKSGKEKVDFLIKTFKPKDTITCYNIEWKTVTLDSVIEHCMYWANGHWYGGAETSTQHWPIKISGVVDPKPYVTGDVYSVREGFGGILERYWVSSKAVAVRVNDSVPLHIGWNSSDEKAFCLHARYKDSPFQPVTGQQSFVELSYQVCIGSDLKIVHRYMAKKHFKKPEITPSESMFRYPIWSTWALYKTEVNQDKVLDYAEKIKKYQFNFSHIEIDDRYSSSYGEFDFDPVKFPNASELMQKLKDDGFLVTLWVHPFVNYNSPSFVKGIKSSYFVMDPSGRFPALVEWWNGIATVLDFTNPETTDWFQKRLEHLRSKYGIVSFKFDAGETSYLPAEFSTHKPLSDPSLFSKLYAETAALYCKLAEVRVGYRTQMLPCFVRMIDRDSVWGYELGLKSLIPTALTMSILGYHFILPDMIGGNIYPNKTDGSDEIPDRELYIRWLELSAFLPAMQFSIPPWLYDEDVLRIAYKFTQLRESLVMPLILRLAEETTKTGNPIIRPLWWIAPGDDQAQKVDTQFLIGDYLMVAPILEKGKEARDIYLPEGKWQSFNGDVFHKTPYHLSDFAVNLDEVAYFIRMI; encoded by the coding sequence ATGCCTCATAGCTACAACCGAGATCAACTACAGCACCGAGCAGGTAAAGGAGAAAACTCACGAGTTGATGCAATGTACCAAGTCGTACCAGGAAGTTTACCTGCTGCTCGGGAAAAACAATCCAAAGGAGCCAAGCCACTAGTTTGCACTATTTTACTGGGCTTGCTGCTGGTAATTGCAGCAGTAGTTGCATGGTGCTATTACACGGCAtcattaaagaaattaaataGCTTTAAAATAGAACAGTTGGAACTCCATAAGGATGGATTTTTCATCAGAAATACGACTGACTTGGTTTTTGAAATGGGCTTCAAATCTGCTCCTATTGACCTTGAATCATGTCTTCAAGATGAAACTGGAGATGGGTTAAACTGCACAAAGTCTGGTAAAGAGAAAGTGGACTTCTTAATCAAAACCTTTAAGCCCAAAGATACCATAACTTGTTACAATATTGAATGGAAGACTGTCACATTGGACTCTGTTATTGAACACTGCATGTATTGGGCAAATGGACATTGGTATGGAGGAGCAGAAACCAGCACACAGCACTGGCCTATCAAAATTTCAGGTGTAGTGGATCCTAAGCCATATGTAACAGGTGATGTGTACTCAGTACGTGAAGGCTTTGGTGGAATTCTAGAAAGGTATTGGGTCTCATCTAAAGCTGTGGCTGTTCGAGTTAATGATTCAGTCCCTCTGCACATTGGTTGGAACAGCTCAGATGAAAAAGCCTTTTGCCTGCATGCTCGCTACAAAGATTCTCCATTTCAACCGGTGACAGGGCAACAGTCATTTGTAGAATTAAGTTATCAAGTCTGTATTGGTTCTGATTTGAAAATTGTCCACAGATACATGGCCAAAAAACATTTCAAGAAGCCTGAGATTACGCCTTCAGAGAGTATGTTTAGGTACCCTATATGGTCCACATGGGCTCTGTACAAAACTGAAGTGAACCAGGATAAAGTTCTGGATTACGCAGAAAAAATCAAGAAATATCAATTCAATTTCAGTCATATTGAAATAGATGACCGATATTCCAGTAGTTATGGAGAATTTGACTTTGACCCAGTTAAGTTTCCAAATGCTTCAGAACTGATGCAAAAGCTAAAAGATGATGGATTCCTGGTGACGTTATGGGTTCATCCCTTTGTTAACTATAATTCTCCCAGTTTTGTGAAGGGAATAAAAAGCTCTTATTTTGTGATGGATCCCAGTGGGAGATTTCCTGCCTTGGTGGAATGGTGGAATGGGATTGCGACAGTTTTGGACTTCACCAATCCTGAAACCACAGATTGGTTTCAGAAAAGATTGGAACACCTGAGGTCAAAATATGGGATTGTGTCTTTTAAATTTGATGCAGGTGAGACTAGTTACCTTCCTGCAGAGTTTAGCACTCACAAGCCTTTGTCTGATCCTAGCTTGTTTAGTAAACTATATGCAGAAACTGCAGCTTTGTACTGCAAGTTGGCTGAAGTGAGGGTAGGATATCGCACCCAGATGCTCCCTTGTTTCGTACGTATGATTGATCGTGATTCTGTTTGGGGTTATGAGCTTGGTCTAAAGTCTCTGATTCCAACTGCCCTCACCATGAGTATTTTAGGATACCACTTCATATTGCCTGATATGATTGGAGGAAACATTTATCCAAATAAAACTGACGGCTCTGATGAGATCCCAGACCGTGAGCTTTATATACGTTGGCTCGAACTATCAGCTTTTCTTCCAGCTATGCAGTTCTCCATTCCTCCTTGGCTATATGATGAGGATGTTTTGCGGATTGCATATAAATTTACACAGCTCCGAGAAAGTTTAGTCATGCCCCTTATCCTTCGGCTAGCGGAGGAAACTACTAAGACAGGTAATCCAATTATAAGGCCCCTCTGGTGGATTGCTCCAGGTGATGATCAAGCACAAAAGGTAGACACACAGTTTCTAATTGGGGATTATCTTATGGTAGCCCCCATTCTAGAAAAAGGTAAAGAAGCAAGAGATATCTATCTTCCTGAAGGTAAATGGCAGAGTTTCAATGGAGACGTTTTTCATAAAACACCATATCACCTAAGTGACTTTGCGGTTAACCTTGATGAAGTGGCTTATTTTATTAGAATGATctga